A single region of the Enterococcus mundtii genome encodes:
- a CDS encoding gamma carbonic anhydrase family protein — MARFIADNATVIGDVELGEDVTVWYQAVVRGDSNWIKIGKGTNIQDGTVIHVDHDAPVEIAENVTVGHQCMLHGCKIEKGALIGMGATVLNHAVIGENSLIGAGSLVTEGKIIPPNVLAFGRPAKVIRPLTEEEIQKNKQNITHYIEMGQKHADGFFKEWQQ; from the coding sequence ATGGCAAGGTTTATAGCAGATAATGCGACGGTTATCGGTGATGTAGAATTAGGAGAAGATGTCACAGTTTGGTACCAAGCAGTGGTTCGTGGCGACAGCAATTGGATCAAGATCGGCAAAGGAACCAATATACAAGACGGAACAGTCATACACGTTGATCATGATGCACCAGTTGAGATCGCTGAAAATGTCACAGTCGGACACCAATGTATGCTGCATGGTTGTAAAATCGAAAAGGGTGCGTTGATCGGTATGGGAGCGACTGTTTTGAACCATGCAGTCATCGGTGAGAATAGTTTGATCGGAGCAGGCTCACTTGTGACAGAAGGAAAAATCATCCCACCGAATGTTTTAGCTTTTGGTCGACCAGCCAAGGTAATCCGTCCGTTAACAGAAGAAGAAATCCAAAAAAATAAACAGAATATCACACATTATATCGAAATGGGACAAAAACATGCAGATGGATTCTTCAAAGAATGGCAACAATAG
- the clpP gene encoding ATP-dependent Clp endopeptidase proteolytic subunit ClpP, with amino-acid sequence MNLIPTVIEQSSRGERAYDIYSRLLKDRIIMLSGQVTDDLANSIIAQLLFLDAQDSEKDIYIYINSPGGSVTAGMAIYDTMNFVKADVQTIVMGMAASMGSFLLTAGTKGKRFALPNAEIMIHQPLGGAQGQATEIEIAARHILQTRERLNKILAERTGQPIEVIEKDTDRDNYMTAEQAKAYGLIDEVMENSASLS; translated from the coding sequence ATGAATTTAATTCCTACAGTTATTGAACAATCCTCACGTGGGGAAAGAGCCTACGATATTTACTCACGTTTATTGAAAGACCGCATCATCATGTTGAGTGGACAAGTAACAGATGATTTAGCAAACTCAATCATCGCACAATTGCTATTTCTAGATGCACAAGATTCTGAAAAAGACATTTACATCTATATCAACTCACCTGGTGGTTCTGTGACTGCTGGAATGGCCATCTATGACACAATGAATTTTGTCAAAGCAGATGTCCAAACAATCGTTATGGGGATGGCTGCTTCAATGGGAAGTTTCTTATTGACTGCCGGAACAAAAGGAAAACGATTTGCTTTACCAAATGCTGAAATCATGATCCACCAACCACTTGGTGGCGCACAAGGACAAGCAACAGAAATCGAAATCGCTGCACGTCATATCTTACAAACCCGCGAACGTTTGAATAAAATCTTAGCGGAACGTACTGGTCAACCAATCGAAGTGATTGAAAAAGACACAGATCGTGACAACTATATGACTGCTGAACAAGCCAAAGCATATGGCTTGATCGATGAAGTCATGGAAAACAGTGCTTCATTAAGCTAA